One window from the genome of Eriocheir sinensis breed Jianghai 21 unplaced genomic scaffold, ASM2467909v1 Scaffold558, whole genome shotgun sequence encodes:
- the LOC126993092 gene encoding palmitoyl-protein thioesterase ABHD10, mitochondrial-like isoform X1 — protein sequence MPEDVKHSNDPCVMDVREEMIDNQFGRRAVRYHCSAGSGGAAVGLFLVPGMGGSMSGSRAKVLRSFALTHGLPFLSFDYTYLGSSVAEEHCEPWNLISLWLDDARHMLRLARGRRLVLVGFSIGVTVALQLALGHPERVCGLVLCSPVFNITQILPPRHRRCPLIWIISMFLRCKLSVQHMRKFLRDAAQYKFTLRPDAVPVTCPVRIVQGMQDIFPYTNAIVLGEALAASDVTVTLVKAADHYLLDHGSLDAVTRGVACILATL from the exons ATGCCTGAAGATGTGAAGCACTCAAATGACCCCTGTGTGATGGACGTGCGGGAAGAAATG ATAGACAACCAGTTCGGGCGCCGCGCGGTGAGGTACCATTGTTCAGCGGGCAGCGGCGGGGCAGCGGTGGGCCTCTTCCTGGTGCCCGGCATGGGAGGCAGCATGAGTGGCAGTCGGGCCAAGGTTCTGCGCTCGTTCGCCCTGACACACGGCCTGCCATTTCTTAG CTTTGACTACACGTATTTGGGATCATCTGTGGCCGAGGAACACTGTGAGCCGTGGAACCTGATCTCGCTATGGCTGGACGACGCGAGACACATGCTGCGGCTTGCTCGTGGGAGGCGGTTGGTGCTCGTAGGCTTCTCCATCGGCGTCACG GTGGCGCTACAGCTCGCCCTGGGGCATCCCGAACGGGTGTGTGGCCTGGTGCTGTGTTCGCCCGTGTTCAACATCACGCAGATCCTCCCTCCGCGGCACAGGCGATGCCCCTTGATCTGGATTATCTCCATGTTCCTGAGGTGCAAGCTCTCGGTACAGCACATGCGCAAGTTTCTTCGCGACGCTGCGCAGTACAAGTTCACCCTCAGGCCCGACGCTGTGCCCGTGACCTGCCCTGTGAGAATCGTCCAAggcatgcag GACATCTTCCCGTACACGAACGCCATCGTGCTGGGGGAGGCGCTGGCGGCCTCGGACGTGACAGTGACGCTGGTGAAGGCGGCGGACCACTACCTCCTGGACCACGGCAGCCTGGACGCTGTGACCCGCGGCGTGGCCTGCATCCTGGCCACGCtgtga
- the LOC126993092 gene encoding palmitoyl-protein thioesterase ABHD10, mitochondrial-like isoform X2 codes for MPEDVKHSNDPCVMDVREEMIDNQFGRRAVRYHCSAGSGGAAVGLFLVPGMGGSMSGSRAKVLRSFALTHGLPFLSFDYTYLGSSVAEEHCEPWNLISLWLDDARHMLRLARGRRLVLVGFSIGVTVALQLALGHPERVCGLVLCSPVFNITQILPPRHRRCPLIWIISMFLRCKLSVQHMRKFLRDAAQYKFTLRPDAVPVTCPVRIVQGMQDIGKAILHYMLR; via the exons ATGCCTGAAGATGTGAAGCACTCAAATGACCCCTGTGTGATGGACGTGCGGGAAGAAATG ATAGACAACCAGTTCGGGCGCCGCGCGGTGAGGTACCATTGTTCAGCGGGCAGCGGCGGGGCAGCGGTGGGCCTCTTCCTGGTGCCCGGCATGGGAGGCAGCATGAGTGGCAGTCGGGCCAAGGTTCTGCGCTCGTTCGCCCTGACACACGGCCTGCCATTTCTTAG CTTTGACTACACGTATTTGGGATCATCTGTGGCCGAGGAACACTGTGAGCCGTGGAACCTGATCTCGCTATGGCTGGACGACGCGAGACACATGCTGCGGCTTGCTCGTGGGAGGCGGTTGGTGCTCGTAGGCTTCTCCATCGGCGTCACG GTGGCGCTACAGCTCGCCCTGGGGCATCCCGAACGGGTGTGTGGCCTGGTGCTGTGTTCGCCCGTGTTCAACATCACGCAGATCCTCCCTCCGCGGCACAGGCGATGCCCCTTGATCTGGATTATCTCCATGTTCCTGAGGTGCAAGCTCTCGGTACAGCACATGCGCAAGTTTCTTCGCGACGCTGCGCAGTACAAGTTCACCCTCAGGCCCGACGCTGTGCCCGTGACCTGCCCTGTGAGAATCGTCCAAggcatgcag GACATTGGAAAGGCTATATTACACTATATGCTCCGTTAA
- the LOC126993092 gene encoding palmitoyl-protein thioesterase ABHD10, mitochondrial-like isoform X3 produces the protein MGGSMSGSRAKVLRSFALTHGLPFLSFDYTYLGSSVAEEHCEPWNLISLWLDDARHMLRLARGRRLVLVGFSIGVTVALQLALGHPERVCGLVLCSPVFNITQILPPRHRRCPLIWIISMFLRCKLSVQHMRKFLRDAAQYKFTLRPDAVPVTCPVRIVQGMQDIFPYTNAIVLGEALAASDVTVTLVKAADHYLLDHGSLDAVTRGVACILATL, from the exons ATGGGAGGCAGCATGAGTGGCAGTCGGGCCAAGGTTCTGCGCTCGTTCGCCCTGACACACGGCCTGCCATTTCTTAG CTTTGACTACACGTATTTGGGATCATCTGTGGCCGAGGAACACTGTGAGCCGTGGAACCTGATCTCGCTATGGCTGGACGACGCGAGACACATGCTGCGGCTTGCTCGTGGGAGGCGGTTGGTGCTCGTAGGCTTCTCCATCGGCGTCACG GTGGCGCTACAGCTCGCCCTGGGGCATCCCGAACGGGTGTGTGGCCTGGTGCTGTGTTCGCCCGTGTTCAACATCACGCAGATCCTCCCTCCGCGGCACAGGCGATGCCCCTTGATCTGGATTATCTCCATGTTCCTGAGGTGCAAGCTCTCGGTACAGCACATGCGCAAGTTTCTTCGCGACGCTGCGCAGTACAAGTTCACCCTCAGGCCCGACGCTGTGCCCGTGACCTGCCCTGTGAGAATCGTCCAAggcatgcag GACATCTTCCCGTACACGAACGCCATCGTGCTGGGGGAGGCGCTGGCGGCCTCGGACGTGACAGTGACGCTGGTGAAGGCGGCGGACCACTACCTCCTGGACCACGGCAGCCTGGACGCTGTGACCCGCGGCGTGGCCTGCATCCTGGCCACGCtgtga